The following are from one region of the Quercus robur chromosome 1, dhQueRobu3.1, whole genome shotgun sequence genome:
- the LOC126722898 gene encoding probable histone H2B.1 has translation MAPKAEKKPAEKKPAEEKKAEKAPAEKKPRAEKKLPKDSSEKKKKRSKKSVETYKIYIFKVLKQVHPDIGISSKAMGIMNSFINDIFEKLAQEASRLARYNKKPTITSREIQTAVRLVLPGELAKHAVSEGTKAVTKFTSS, from the coding sequence ATGGCACCAAAGGCAGAGAAGAAGCCGGCGGAGAAGAAGCCAGCGGAGGAGAAGAAAGCCGAGAAAGCGCCAGCGGAGAAGAAGCCACGAGCGGAGAAGAAGCTGCCCAAGGACTCGtcggagaagaagaagaagcggtcGAAGAAGAGCGTCGAGACTTACAAGATCTACATCTTCAAAGTGCTGAAGCAAGTGCACCCAGATATCGGAATCTCGAGCAAAGCCATGGGAATCATGAACAGCTTCATCAACGACATTTTCGAGAAGCTTGCACAGGAAGCGTCTCGTCTCGCGCGATACAACAAGAAGCCCACCATAACTTCTCGCGAGATTCAGACTGCTGTTCGTCTCGTTCTTCCTGGGGAACTCGCGAAGCACGCTGTTTCTGAGGGCACTAAGGCTGTTACGAAGTTTACAAGCTCTTAG